In Neisseriaceae bacterium CLB008, one genomic interval encodes:
- a CDS encoding helix-turn-helix transcriptional regulator — MSALSRFNSKPALTVYVKDYPHGTVELPHAHDCAQLVHALSGVVRVETDAGVWMVPPNRGLWLPARTAHSLRAIGLVQARTLFVDPWARADLPESCGVVSISPLVKALIVAAIDIQMPPPRGGREERVVELLLDELRLLPVLGFHLPTPSSPELQRLCQTVSERIDHPWTVADAAHMLGVSERTVSRQFQRETQVSFVEWLRTQRLLLALEQLALGVSVLDVALAVGYDSPSAFSAMFRNRMGSSPSEYVSSLMAERR; from the coding sequence GTGAGTGCTTTGTCACGATTCAACAGCAAGCCAGCCTTGACGGTTTATGTGAAAGATTATCCACACGGCACAGTGGAGCTGCCGCATGCGCATGATTGCGCCCAGCTGGTTCACGCACTGAGCGGCGTGGTCAGGGTAGAAACCGATGCCGGCGTGTGGATGGTGCCGCCAAACCGCGGCCTTTGGCTGCCGGCACGAACGGCGCATAGCCTGCGGGCCATTGGCTTGGTGCAGGCACGCACGCTGTTTGTCGATCCTTGGGCACGGGCTGACTTGCCTGAGAGCTGTGGGGTGGTGTCGATTAGCCCCTTGGTGAAAGCCTTGATCGTGGCGGCGATTGACATTCAAATGCCGCCGCCGCGGGGTGGACGAGAAGAGCGGGTGGTGGAGCTATTGCTGGATGAGCTGCGCCTGCTGCCGGTGTTGGGTTTTCATCTGCCTACGCCGAGTAGTCCAGAATTACAGCGCCTGTGTCAGACCGTGTCTGAGCGAATTGATCATCCGTGGACGGTGGCGGATGCTGCCCATATGTTGGGCGTGAGCGAGCGGACGGTGTCGCGCCAGTTTCAACGCGAGACGCAGGTCAGCTTTGTGGAGTGGTTGCGCACGCAGCGCCTGCTGTTGGCCTTGGAGCAATTGGCCTTGGGTGTAAGCGTGCTGGATGTGGCTTTAGCCGTGGGCTACGACAGTCCCAGTGCATTCAGCGCCATGTTTCGAAACCGCATGGGCAGCTCGCCCAGCGAATACGTCAGCAGCCTGATGGCTGAACGAAGATAA
- a CDS encoding APC family permease, with protein sequence MSQSLKKSLSFTSLVTLGTAGVIGSGWIYTTSSFFSSYGAGGVVLGMLLACALAACIALAYAELAAQFPRAGGEILFTFIAYNRTLAFVIGWLLIGAFISSTAFYMAAFGGLISQGIPSFKPVMESIPLYSIAGSQVYLWGLLAGIALVIAFYFLNSKSVDVGAGTQKILFIIKVALGVALAGAGIALGEWANFWPAFVASTPDGSGLAMEGITSTMRFVIPALTFLTGFSLVSLLAEEANIAPKKIGVAIVLTIFLAGAYYCLVLLGTAMIIPWQESAAMDFGAISTFTHAGYPALGYAATGIAFLGMGTGSLGMAMGCSRIIFAMGRGGLLPAFLGKVNKNGVPANALTMTLVITLALGWLGKGAMIWFLDTGGVYVGLSWVLTVLCMYKIRKLYPNNVRPYQTRISWLPFLGALGALGIILMTLIPGTSMSLAPAEYIILLLWIGLGAVLCAVQFKRHKISDDDALQAMLGDSYDEIKKLKK encoded by the coding sequence ATGAGTCAATCATTAAAAAAATCATTAAGCTTCACCTCTTTGGTGACGCTGGGCACCGCAGGTGTCATCGGTTCGGGCTGGATTTACACCACCAGTTCATTCTTTTCTAGCTATGGCGCCGGTGGTGTGGTGTTGGGTATGTTGTTGGCCTGCGCATTGGCCGCCTGTATCGCCTTGGCTTACGCCGAATTGGCGGCGCAGTTTCCTCGCGCCGGTGGCGAGATTTTGTTTACCTTCATCGCCTATAACCGAACCTTGGCTTTCGTGATCGGGTGGCTGTTAATCGGCGCCTTCATCAGCAGTACCGCTTTTTACATGGCGGCTTTTGGGGGCTTGATTAGCCAGGGCATACCGTCCTTTAAGCCGGTGATGGAAAGCATACCGCTTTACAGCATTGCCGGTAGCCAAGTTTACCTTTGGGGGCTATTAGCTGGTATTGCCTTGGTGATCGCGTTTTATTTCTTGAACAGTAAAAGCGTGGACGTTGGTGCGGGCACCCAAAAAATTCTGTTCATCATTAAGGTGGCGCTTGGCGTGGCCTTAGCAGGTGCGGGTATTGCCTTGGGTGAGTGGGCTAACTTTTGGCCGGCTTTTGTGGCTTCAACGCCTGATGGTTCTGGGTTAGCGATGGAAGGGATTACCTCAACCATGCGCTTTGTGATTCCTGCGTTAACGTTTTTGACGGGTTTTAGCCTGGTGTCGTTATTGGCCGAAGAAGCCAATATTGCCCCGAAAAAAATTGGCGTGGCCATTGTTTTGACCATTTTCTTGGCGGGTGCTTACTACTGCTTAGTGCTGTTGGGCACCGCGATGATCATTCCTTGGCAAGAATCGGCCGCGATGGACTTCGGTGCCATCAGTACGTTTACCCACGCTGGCTATCCAGCCTTAGGCTATGCCGCTACTGGGATTGCGTTCTTAGGGATGGGTACGGGTTCTTTAGGAATGGCTATGGGCTGTTCGCGTATTATTTTTGCCATGGGCCGTGGTGGCTTACTGCCCGCATTCTTGGGTAAAGTGAATAAAAATGGCGTACCTGCCAACGCTTTGACCATGACCTTGGTGATTACCTTGGCTTTAGGGTGGTTGGGTAAAGGCGCCATGATTTGGTTCTTGGATACCGGTGGCGTGTACGTGGGTTTGTCTTGGGTGTTGACGGTGTTGTGCATGTATAAAATCCGTAAGCTTTATCCTAATAACGTGCGTCCTTACCAAACCCGCATTAGCTGGTTGCCGTTCTTGGGTGCCTTAGGTGCTTTAGGTATTATCTTGATGACCCTGATTCCAGGTACGTCAATGTCTTTGGCCCCAGCAGAGTACATTATTTTATTGTTGTGGATTGGCTTGGGTGCCGTTTTGTGTGCGGTACAGTTTAAACGCCATAAAATCAGTGATGATGATGCTTTACAGGCAATGTTGGGCGACAGCTATGATGAAATTAAAAAATTGAAAAAATAA
- a CDS encoding M15 family metallopeptidase — MINKPIPVTKPLCWEAILALPITPKSEPLVDTSCLLDQQIYTQSDYFKQGIAHALPTCYVREGLLARLRRAASFLPDGVHLLILDGWRPVMLQQALIDQVGLDIKARFAHESPAKQQEILAQFVAKPSTDPLCPSPHLTGGSVDLTLCNSKGEWLDMGSGFDEPVEASWTAALEEQPESIAQHNRRLLYWAMIEAGFSNLSTEWWHYDYGNQLWAYYTEQEQALYSVAQP; from the coding sequence ATGATTAATAAACCCATACCCGTGACGAAACCATTGTGCTGGGAAGCCATTTTGGCGCTACCTATTACGCCTAAGAGCGAGCCTTTAGTCGACACGAGCTGTTTATTAGATCAGCAAATTTACACACAGTCAGATTATTTTAAACAAGGTATCGCTCATGCTTTGCCTACGTGCTATGTGCGTGAGGGATTACTAGCACGTTTGCGTCGAGCGGCGTCGTTTTTGCCTGATGGTGTACATTTGTTGATCTTAGACGGTTGGCGTCCAGTGATGTTGCAGCAGGCGCTGATCGATCAAGTGGGGCTAGATATTAAAGCGCGCTTTGCGCATGAAAGCCCCGCCAAGCAGCAGGAAATTTTGGCGCAGTTTGTGGCCAAGCCCAGTACTGACCCACTTTGTCCTAGCCCGCATTTAACCGGTGGCTCGGTTGATTTAACCCTATGTAACAGTAAGGGTGAGTGGCTGGACATGGGTAGTGGTTTTGATGAGCCGGTTGAGGCTAGTTGGACGGCAGCTTTAGAAGAGCAGCCTGAAAGCATTGCTCAGCATAATCGTCGCCTACTGTATTGGGCGATGATTGAAGCAGGTTTTAGCAATTTATCGACGGAATGGTGGCATTACGACTACGGTAATCAGCTGTGGGCGTATTACACCGAGCAAGAACAAGCACTTTATAGTGTGGCACAACCATAA
- a CDS encoding alpha/beta hydrolase yields the protein MTKPFLTLLLSTSLAVAGCVSPAPTSWAVKKLIESVPLATPPLDYAQIQDNVEVWPNLSYPSQHQNNVYDVYAPSTIKPGTKLPVLIWVHGGAFVAGDKTDVRYFAPALANQGYIVVAMNYQLAPAAVYPTPLVQIQEVYQALLEQAPKYQGDMGRLFFAGDSAGAQMAAQFVAIQTNPQLAASMAMPAVVPKAHIKGVLLYCGPYDLTALKGGTDSNLVNFVLNQLGWSYLGDRDWLASEAVQQADVVSHITADFPPTYVTDGNTFSFEPHGRALVAALQKQDVAVSSRFFDLADVVTEHEYQFKMDGEPAQQAFADSVAFLRQYQAR from the coding sequence ATGACCAAACCTTTTCTGACCTTGCTTTTATCCACCAGCCTGGCTGTCGCCGGCTGTGTGTCACCCGCACCGACCTCATGGGCGGTGAAAAAGCTGATTGAATCTGTGCCGCTGGCCACGCCGCCGCTGGACTATGCCCAAATTCAGGACAATGTTGAGGTTTGGCCCAACCTCAGCTACCCATCGCAGCATCAAAACAATGTTTATGATGTTTATGCGCCCAGCACGATAAAGCCTGGCACTAAATTGCCCGTGCTGATTTGGGTGCACGGGGGCGCGTTTGTCGCTGGGGATAAAACCGATGTCCGTTATTTTGCACCAGCCTTGGCCAATCAAGGCTATATAGTGGTGGCGATGAACTATCAGTTGGCGCCTGCAGCGGTATACCCAACGCCTTTGGTGCAAATTCAAGAGGTTTATCAGGCCTTGTTAGAGCAGGCGCCTAAATATCAGGGCGATATGGGGCGGCTATTTTTTGCCGGCGATTCGGCGGGCGCGCAAATGGCGGCGCAGTTTGTGGCCATACAAACCAATCCTCAGTTGGCGGCCAGCATGGCCATGCCAGCGGTGGTGCCCAAGGCGCATATCAAAGGCGTGCTGCTTTATTGTGGGCCCTATGATTTAACTGCACTCAAAGGAGGCACCGATTCAAACCTCGTGAACTTTGTGCTGAATCAGCTGGGCTGGAGCTATTTAGGTGATCGAGATTGGTTGGCCAGTGAAGCCGTGCAGCAGGCCGATGTGGTGTCACACATTACGGCTGACTTTCCCCCAACTTACGTGACCGATGGCAACACCTTTTCTTTTGAGCCGCACGGGCGGGCCTTGGTGGCGGCGTTACAAAAACAAGACGTCGCGGTCAGCAGCCGTTTCTTTGATTTAGCTGATGTGGTCACTGAGCATGAATATCAGTTTAAGATGGATGGCGAGCCTGCTCAGCAGGCCTTTGCTGACAGCGTAGCCTTCTTAAGGCAGTATCAAGCCAGATAG
- a CDS encoding YciI family protein gives MLYVISAIDAPNSLAQRLAIRPEHLARLEVLQAAGQLVLAGAHPAIDSENPGEAGFTGSTIIAEFSDLAAAEAWAQADPFVAAGIYQSVTVKPFRRAF, from the coding sequence ATGTTATATGTTATCAGCGCCATTGATGCGCCGAACTCTTTGGCTCAACGCTTGGCCATTCGTCCCGAACATTTAGCCCGTTTAGAGGTTTTGCAGGCTGCTGGCCAGCTGGTATTGGCGGGGGCACATCCAGCTATTGACAGCGAAAATCCAGGTGAGGCAGGCTTTACTGGCTCAACCATTATTGCCGAATTTAGCGATTTGGCCGCAGCCGAGGCATGGGCACAGGCAGACCCTTTTGTGGCTGCCGGCATTTATCAAAGCGTGACGGTGAAGCCGTTTCGCCGTGCGTTCTAA
- a CDS encoding radical SAM protein gives MFHQTFPIDYIEPVFRPPSEARSLILPITNGCSWNQCTFCEMYTAPQKKFSVRPEAQVLSELQKAAQMMDIRRIFLADGDAMALSTRRLMTILEGIKKEIPNIGRVSSYCLPSNVKNKSVAELKELVDAGLSMAYIGCESGDDEVLAMVNKGETYASSLSALNKLGEAGMTRSVMILNGLGGSQLSAQHADRSAQLMNEAQPEYLSTLVVSFPLGMERFKSRYPEFKPLDQAELFIEVERFLRELNLDKTVFRSDHASNYLVLKGQLGRDKEALLAQVRQAIAAPEHVHLRQEWQRGL, from the coding sequence ATGTTTCACCAAACGTTTCCCATCGACTACATTGAGCCGGTGTTTCGTCCGCCCAGCGAGGCGCGCTCGTTGATTTTACCGATCACCAATGGCTGTTCTTGGAATCAATGCACCTTTTGCGAAATGTACACGGCACCGCAAAAAAAATTCAGCGTGCGCCCTGAGGCACAGGTTTTATCTGAGCTACAGAAGGCAGCCCAAATGATGGACATACGGCGAATTTTCTTGGCTGATGGCGACGCCATGGCCTTGTCTACGCGGCGGCTGATGACGATTCTAGAAGGGATTAAAAAAGAGATTCCCAATATTGGCCGAGTGTCGAGCTATTGTCTGCCCAGTAACGTTAAAAATAAATCGGTGGCTGAGCTCAAAGAGCTGGTTGATGCTGGTTTAAGCATGGCCTATATTGGCTGTGAGTCGGGTGATGATGAGGTGTTGGCGATGGTGAATAAGGGCGAAACTTATGCTTCTTCGCTTAGCGCCTTAAATAAGTTAGGCGAGGCGGGCATGACCCGTTCGGTGATGATTCTGAACGGGCTTGGCGGCAGTCAGCTCAGTGCCCAACACGCAGATCGCTCAGCCCAGTTGATGAATGAGGCTCAACCAGAATACCTGTCGACGCTGGTGGTGAGCTTTCCCTTGGGTATGGAGCGCTTTAAAAGCCGTTACCCAGAGTTTAAGCCTTTGGATCAGGCCGAGTTGTTTATTGAGGTGGAGCGATTTTTACGCGAGCTCAATTTAGACAAAACCGTGTTTCGCAGCGACCATGCGTCGAATTACTTGGTGCTCAAAGGTCAGTTAGGGCGCGATAAAGAGGCGCTGTTGGCGCAGGTTCGACAAGCCATTGCCGCGCCTGAACACGTGCATCTGCGCCAAGAGTGGCAGCGTGGGCTGTAA
- the ilvD gene encoding dihydroxy-acid dehydratase, with protein sequence MPQYRSKTSTHGRNMAGARALWRATGMTDTDFGKPIIAIANSFTQFVPGHVHLKDLGQMVAREIEAHGGVAKEFNTIAVDDGIAMGHGGMLYSLPSRDLIADSVEYMVNAHCADALVCISNCDKITPGMLMAAMRLNIPVIFVSGGPMEAGKVISIDNQIRKLDLVDAMVDAANDKISDAQVDETERSACPTCGSCSGMFTANSMNCLTEALGLSLPGNGSLLATHAKRKALFLEAGRTIVDLAKRYYEQDDDSVLPRNIATKQAFENAMALDVSMGGSTNTVLHLLAAASEAGLDFKMADIDQISRKVPCLCKVAPSTQKYHMEDVHRAGGVMGILAELDRAGLIHNQLPTVHSPSMAEAFKRWDIMVNAPDSEAHQRFLAAPGGIRTTQAFSQDRHYPSIDNDRAEGCIRDLAHAYSQDGGLAVLYGNIAERGCIVKTAGVDDSILKFTGRARVYESQDDAVASILADQVVAGDIVIIRYEGPKGGPGMQEMLYPTSYLKSKGLGKACALLTDGRFSGGTSGLSIGHASPEAAEGGAIGLVHEGDTVEIDIPNRTIHLAVSDAELASRRDEMNARGKQAWKPVNRERYVSAALRAYAAMTTSADTGAVRDVSQVEK encoded by the coding sequence ATGCCACAATATCGTTCAAAAACGTCCACCCATGGTCGCAATATGGCTGGTGCACGGGCCCTATGGCGCGCCACCGGCATGACCGACACCGACTTCGGTAAGCCCATCATTGCCATTGCTAACTCGTTTACTCAGTTTGTGCCTGGCCACGTACATTTAAAAGATCTCGGCCAAATGGTGGCCCGCGAGATTGAAGCGCATGGCGGCGTCGCCAAAGAATTCAACACCATTGCCGTGGATGACGGCATTGCCATGGGCCATGGCGGCATGCTGTACAGCTTGCCTAGCCGCGACCTCATCGCCGATTCGGTTGAGTATATGGTCAATGCCCATTGCGCCGACGCATTAGTGTGTATTTCCAACTGCGACAAGATCACCCCAGGGATGTTGATGGCCGCGATGCGCCTCAATATTCCGGTTATTTTTGTGTCCGGTGGGCCAATGGAAGCCGGTAAAGTCATCAGCATTGACAACCAAATCCGTAAGCTAGACCTAGTAGACGCCATGGTGGATGCGGCCAACGACAAAATCAGCGACGCCCAAGTAGACGAAACCGAGCGTTCGGCTTGTCCTACCTGTGGCTCTTGTTCAGGCATGTTTACCGCCAACTCAATGAACTGCTTAACCGAAGCATTAGGCCTATCATTGCCGGGTAACGGCTCACTCTTGGCAACGCACGCCAAACGTAAGGCGTTATTCTTAGAAGCGGGCCGCACCATTGTGGATTTGGCCAAACGCTATTATGAGCAAGATGACGACAGCGTGTTGCCGCGTAACATCGCCACTAAACAGGCGTTTGAAAACGCCATGGCGCTAGATGTCTCTATGGGCGGTTCTACCAACACGGTTTTACACCTTTTGGCCGCGGCTTCCGAAGCCGGCTTAGATTTCAAAATGGCCGACATTGACCAAATCAGCCGTAAAGTACCGTGTTTGTGCAAAGTCGCGCCGTCTACGCAGAAGTATCACATGGAAGACGTGCACCGTGCGGGTGGCGTGATGGGTATTTTGGCAGAGTTGGATCGGGCTGGATTGATTCATAACCAGTTGCCAACGGTACACAGCCCAAGCATGGCAGAAGCCTTTAAGCGTTGGGATATTATGGTGAATGCACCTGACTCAGAAGCGCATCAACGCTTCTTGGCTGCGCCTGGCGGCATTCGCACCACTCAAGCTTTTAGCCAAGACCGTCATTACCCCAGCATTGACAACGATCGTGCTGAAGGCTGTATTCGCGATTTAGCGCACGCCTACTCACAGGACGGCGGTTTGGCCGTGCTGTACGGCAATATTGCTGAGCGTGGCTGTATTGTGAAAACCGCTGGCGTGGACGATAGCATCTTGAAATTTACCGGGCGTGCCCGCGTATATGAAAGTCAAGACGATGCGGTGGCCAGTATTTTAGCTGATCAAGTGGTGGCAGGGGACATCGTGATCATTCGTTACGAAGGGCCCAAAGGCGGTCCAGGCATGCAAGAGATGCTGTACCCAACGTCTTACCTTAAGTCAAAAGGCTTAGGCAAGGCCTGCGCCTTGTTGACCGATGGCCGCTTCTCTGGCGGTACGTCAGGCTTGTCGATTGGCCATGCGTCGCCAGAAGCGGCTGAGGGTGGGGCAATCGGTTTGGTGCATGAAGGCGATACGGTTGAAATTGACATTCCAAACCGCACCATCCATTTGGCGGTAAGCGACGCTGAGTTGGCTAGCCGCCGCGATGAGATGAACGCCCGCGGCAAACAAGCGTGGAAGCCAGTGAACCGTGAGCGCTATGTGTCTGCTGCCTTGCGCGCCTACGCTGCCATGACCACGAGTGCCGACACAGGTGCCGTACGTGACGTGAGTCAGGTCGAAAAATAA